A window of Anas acuta chromosome 8, bAnaAcu1.1, whole genome shotgun sequence contains these coding sequences:
- the TMEM205 gene encoding transmembrane protein 205 produces METPGPNQGPTLTTTEPSNAVKLLHLLLLSASWGMQIWVTLVAGLVMRSRLPRHTSGLVQRELSPYYFHIGSTCAFLNLTLFAMHHPSELLSEEETTQIIIFFVCVAVSALNTQWLGQASCDIAEEMHHIERARGLGQEMGLLAGGARRELRASDPGYGQLARQLGLYRAASTLCDLCCIACNGASLYRLATHLSTL; encoded by the exons ATGGAGACACCCGGCCCCAACCAGGGCCCGACGCTGACCACGACGGAGCCCTCCAACGCGGTGAAACTGCTgcacctgctcctgctctccgcCTCCTGGGGGATGCAGATCTGGGTGACCCTGGTGGCAG GACTCGTGATGCGCAGCCGCCTCCCCCGCCACACCTCCGGCCTGGTGCAGAGAGAGCTCAGCCCCTACTACTTCCACATCGGCTCCACCTGCGCCTTCCTCAACCTGACCCTGTTTGCCATGCACCACCCCAGCGAGCTGCTCAGCGAGGAGGAAACCACGCAG ATCATCATCTTCTTCGTCTGCGTGGCCGTCTCCGCGCTGAACACGCAGTGGTTGGGGCAGGCCAGCTGCGACATCGCGGAGGAGATGCACCACATCGAGCGTGCCcgtgggctggggcaggagatggggctgCTTGCCGGGGGGGCCCGCAGGGAGCTGCGCGCCTCCGACCCCGGTTACGGGCAGCTGGCCCGGCAGCTCGGCCTCTACCGCGCCGCCTCCACCCTCTGCGACCTCTGCTGCATCGCCTGCAACGGCGCCAGCCTCTACCGCCTGGCCACCCACCTCTCCACCCTGTGA
- the TTC4 gene encoding tetratricopeptide repeat protein 4 gives MAAGGGVGEGGLRRRRAEALGPGREERGGLGSTMAEPEESGEARRYRGGFNPDTWEQELEAIPMFMKRCPAEIDAARQPDLACLQSLLFDEEQEPAELAKMYKNEGNEYFREKDYGRAVVSYSEGLKKKCEDAELNAVLHTNRGAAHFHLGNYRSALNDAIQAKKLKPTHLKAIIRGALCHMELKNFSEAIAWCEEGLRIDSKEKKLVEMRAKADKLKRAAERDARKAKVIEKKEQGQKETLLAAIKERNIKLVFEPSNEEEDISDGLAEISLDGFHSDNATGAKVHLDADGNLNWPVLFLYPEHEQTDFIEAFHENSRFIDHLTVMFAELPPWDLERKYLPGNLELYFEDEERAEMYELNPDQTLLQALQHQRYFVKAGTPTVLAFVKRSPFSKKYFTGRKVHRLRR, from the exons atggcggcgggggggggtgTAGGAGAGGGCGGGCTGAGGCGGCGCCGCGCTGAGGCGCTGGGGCCGGGCCGTGAGGAGCGGGGCGGGCTCGGCAGCACCATGGCGGAGCCTGAGGAGAGCGGCGAGGCTCGGAGGTACCGGGGCGGCTTCAACCCGGACACCTGGGAGCAG GAGCTGGAGGCCATCCCCATGTTCATGAAGCGGTGCCCGGCCGAGATCGACGCGGCGCGGCAGCCCGACCTGGCCTGCCTGCAGTCCCTGCTGTTCGACGAGGAGCAGGAGCCCgcag agctggccaAGATGTACAAAAACGAAGGCAACGAGTACTTCAGGGAGAAGGACTACGGCAGGGCCGTCGTGTCCTACAGCGAGGGGCTGAAGAAGAAGTGCGAGGACGCGGAGCTCAACGCCGTGCTGCACACCAACAGGGGGGCCGCGCACTTCCACCTGG GTAACTACCGTTCTGCCCTCAATGATGCGATCCAAGCAAAAAAGCTGAAGCCCACCCACCTCAAAGCAATCATAAGAG GAGCTCTCTGTCACATGGAGCTAAAGAATTTCTCTGAAGCAATAGCATGGTGTGAGGAGGGCTTGCGAATAgactcaaaagagaaaaagcttgtGGAAATGAGAGCTAAAGCTGACAAATTAAAG CGAGCTGCGGAGCGGGACGCGAGGAAAGCAAAGGTGatagagaagaaagaacaaggTCAAAAGGAAACTTTGCTCGCAGCAATAAAG GAAAGAAATATCAAGCTGGTTTTTGAACCCTCAAATGAAGAAGAAGACATATCAGATGGTCTGGCTGAGATATCTTTAGATGGGTTCCACTCCGACAATGCTACGGGGGCCAAGGTGCACTTGGATGCTGATGGCAACCTGAACTGGCCTGTCCTCTTTCTGTATCCCGAGCATGAGCAGACAGACTTCATTGAGGCTTTCCACGAGAACTCCAG atttattgATCATTTAACAGTGATGTTTGCTGAGTTGCCTCCTTGggatttagaaagaaaataccttCCTGGCAATCTTGAG CTCTACTTTGAAGatgaagaaagagcagaaatgtaCGAGCTGAACCCAGACCAGACGTTGCTACAAGCGCTGCAGCACCAAAG GTATTTTGTGAAGGCCGGGACGCCGACAGTTCTGGCGTTTGTGAAGCGTTCTCCTTTCTCCAAGAAGTACTTCACTGGCAGGAAGGTGCATCGGCTGCGACGCTGA
- the PARS2 gene encoding probable proline--tRNA ligase, mitochondrial yields the protein MSGGLRGWRAAAGPLLQASGASPGARRRRLLLSELFQPLNLQGEGSEAGWEAGSRSHRLMVQGGLIHPGSTGCYCYLPPAVRAMDKLVRLIDEAMEAVGGQKVNMPCLSSAELWRASGRWENMGPELFRLADRHGKEYCLGPTHEEAVTELVAAQSGLSYKQLPLRLYQVTRKFRDEPKPRFGLLRSREFYMKDMYTFDTSEEEARHTYELLCGAYRSLFERLGLPCVQVRAATGSIGGTTSHEFQLPADIGEDRLVLCPHGHFAANVEMVSGEQAACPTCGEKLTQTRGIEVGHTFYLGTKYSAVYNAVYYSPDNKPHLAEMGCYGLGVTRILAASIEVLSTEDSIRWPSLIAPYQVCFIPPKKGSKEEQGAALLEGIYDDFVEAHPHLAGDVVLDDRTQMTIGKRLKDAKKLGYPYVVIAGKRACEDPPVFEVWDQNSGEVLYLTKEGVIELLSKVQVP from the coding sequence ATGTCGGGCGGGCTCCGCGGCTGGCGAGCGGCGGCCGGCCCCTTGCTGCAAGCCTCCGGGGCCTCTCCCGGAGCCAGGCGGCGGCGCCTGCTGCTGTCCGAGCTCTTCCAGCCCTTGAACCTGCAGGGCGAGGGGAGCGAGGCGGGGTGGGAGGCGGGCAGCCGCAGCCACAGGCTGATGGTGCAAGGGGGGCTCATCCACCCCGGCAGCACCGGCTGCTACTGCTACCTGCCGCCCGCCGTCCGCGCCATGGACAAGCTCGTCCGCCTCATCGATGAGGCGATGGAGGCGGTGGGAGGGCAGAAGGTGAACATGCCCTGCCTGAGCTCGGCGGAGCTGTGGCGAGCCAGCGGGCGCTGGGAGAACATGGGGCCGGAGCTGTTCCGCCTGGCTGACAGGCACGGCAAGGAGTATTGCCTGGGGCCCACGCACGAAGAGGCGGTCACGGAGCTGGTGGCGGCGCAGAGCGGGCTGTCCTACAAGCAGCTGCCGCTGCGCCTCTACCAGGTGACGAGGAAGTTTCGGGACGAGCCCAAGCCCCGCTTCGGCTTGCTGCGCAGCCGGGAGTTCTACATGAAGGACATGTACACCTTTGACACCTCCGAGGAGGAGGCTCGGCACACCTACGAGCTGCTGTGCGGCGCCTACCGCAGCCTCTTCGAGCGCCTGGGCTTGCCCTGTGTCCAGGTGCGGGCGGCCACGGGCAGCATCGGGGGCACCACGTCCCACGAGTTCCAGCTGCCGGCGGACATCGGCGAGGACCggctggtgctgtgcccccACGGACACTTCGCAGCCAATGTGGAGATGGTCAGCGGGGAGCAGGCTGCGTGCCCCACGTGTGGGGAAAAACTCACCCAGACGAGAGGGATCGAAGTGGGGCACACGTTTTATCTGGGTACCAAGTACTCGGCTGTCTACAACGCCGTGTACTACTCCCCCGACAACAAGCCCCACCTGGCAGAAATGGGGTGCTACGGGCTGGGCGTCACGCGCATCCTGGCGGCCTCCATCGAGGTGCTGTCGACGGAGGACAGCATCCGTTGGCCGAGCCTCATCGCGCCCTACCAGGTGTGCTTCATCCCCCCCAAGAAAGGCAGcaaggaggagcagggagccgCACTGCTGGAGGGCATCTACGATGACTTCGTTGAGGCCCATCCGCACCTCGCGGGTGACGTGGTGCTGGATGACAGGACGCAGATGACAATTGGCAAAAGGCTGAAAGATGCCAAAAAGCTGGGGTACCCCTACGTGGTCATAGCTGGGAAGAGGGCTTGCGAGGACCCTCCGGTCTTTGAGGTTTGGGATCAAAACTCTGGTGAGGTTTTGTACCTCACCAAGGAAGGTGTCATTGAGTTACTGAGTAAAGTGCAAGTCCCTTAA